A portion of the Streptomyces erythrochromogenes genome contains these proteins:
- a CDS encoding HAD family hydrolase encodes MGYDLVIFDNDGVLVDSEPLANNVLAGYLTELGHPTTYEESVRDYMGAAVHRVHELVLERTGQRLPADFDETLHARTCAAFEQELKPVPGVEEVLGALTAHGIGYCLASSGSHERIRVGHRVAGLDGWFEEEWIFSADDVGRGKPEPDLYLHAAGQMGVEPARCVVIEDSLRGIQAATAAGMDVYGYTALLPADQLPGATGYFGDMMQLPLLLQLPV; translated from the coding sequence ATGGGCTACGACCTCGTCATCTTCGACAACGACGGCGTGCTGGTGGACAGCGAGCCGCTCGCCAACAACGTCCTCGCCGGGTACCTGACGGAGCTGGGGCATCCGACCACCTACGAGGAGTCGGTCCGCGACTACATGGGGGCCGCCGTGCACCGGGTGCACGAGCTCGTCCTCGAGCGGACCGGGCAGCGGCTGCCGGCGGACTTCGACGAGACGCTGCACGCGCGGACCTGCGCCGCGTTCGAGCAGGAGCTCAAGCCCGTCCCCGGAGTCGAGGAGGTCCTCGGGGCGCTGACCGCCCACGGGATCGGGTACTGCCTGGCCTCCTCCGGCAGTCACGAGCGGATCCGGGTCGGGCACCGCGTGGCCGGCCTCGACGGGTGGTTCGAAGAGGAGTGGATCTTCAGCGCGGACGACGTGGGCCGGGGCAAGCCCGAGCCCGACCTCTACCTGCACGCCGCCGGGCAGATGGGCGTCGAGCCGGCGCGGTGCGTCGTCATCGAGGACAGCCTCCGCGGGATCCAGGCCGCCACGGCCGCCGGGATGGACGTGTACGGGTACACGGCGCTGCTGCCGGCGGACCAGCTCCCCGGAGCCACCGGGTACTTCGGCGACATGATGCAGCTCCCGCTGCTCCTCCAACTCCCCGTGTGA
- the trpS gene encoding tryptophan--tRNA ligase, which yields MTRIFSGIKPTGHMTLGNYLGAVRQWVAADRTPDDALFCVVDLHALTVEHEPARVRRLSRQAATLLLAAGLEPQRCTLFVQSHVDEHTRLAYLLECTATDGELRRMIQYKEKAAKAQAAGDGVRLSLLTYPVLMAADILAYGAGEVPVGEDQRQHVELTRDLAVRFNQRYGHTFTVPKATHPAVAARVMDLQDPASKMGKSHENGSGIVYLLDEPGVVRKKVMRAVTDSGDDGVVYDREARPGVANLLDILGACTGGDPAALADGYSGYGALKRDVADAVVELLRPLQERHAELAADPAQVDKALREGAGRARELARPVVDRAYEAIGLLAP from the coding sequence ATGACGAGGATCTTCAGCGGGATCAAGCCGACCGGTCACATGACCCTGGGGAACTACCTGGGCGCTGTGCGGCAGTGGGTCGCTGCCGACCGGACCCCGGACGACGCGCTGTTCTGCGTCGTCGACCTGCACGCGCTGACCGTCGAGCACGAGCCGGCGCGCGTACGCAGGCTGAGCCGGCAGGCCGCGACGCTGCTGCTCGCCGCCGGGCTGGAGCCCCAGCGCTGCACCCTCTTCGTGCAGAGCCACGTCGACGAGCACACGCGGCTGGCCTACCTGCTGGAGTGCACGGCGACCGACGGGGAGCTGCGCCGGATGATCCAGTACAAGGAGAAGGCGGCGAAGGCGCAGGCCGCCGGTGACGGCGTACGGCTGTCCCTGCTCACCTATCCGGTGCTGATGGCCGCGGACATCCTGGCGTACGGGGCCGGGGAGGTGCCGGTCGGGGAGGACCAGCGCCAGCACGTGGAGCTGACCCGGGATCTGGCGGTGCGTTTCAACCAGCGCTACGGGCACACCTTCACCGTTCCCAAGGCCACCCATCCGGCGGTGGCTGCTCGGGTCATGGACCTGCAGGACCCTGCGTCGAAGATGGGGAAGTCCCACGAGAACGGGTCGGGGATCGTCTACCTGCTCGACGAGCCCGGGGTGGTGCGCAAGAAGGTGATGCGGGCCGTGACCGACAGCGGGGACGACGGGGTGGTCTACGACCGGGAGGCGCGGCCGGGGGTGGCGAACCTGCTGGACATCCTGGGGGCGTGCACCGGCGGCGACCCGGCGGCACTCGCCGACGGGTACAGCGGGTACGGGGCGCTGAAGCGGGACGTCGCAGACGCGGTGGTCGAGCTGCTGCGGCCGTTGCAGGAGCGGCACGCGGAGCTGGCGGCCGATCCCGCGCAGGTGGACAAGGCGCTGCGGGAGGGCGCGGGGCGGGCCAGGGAGCTGGCGCGGCCCGTGGTGGACCGGGCGTACGAGGCGATCGGGCTGCTCGCGCCGTAG
- a CDS encoding NAD-dependent epimerase/dehydratase family protein: protein MGKVVLVTGAARQLGGRFVRRIQRDPEVERVIAVDAVTPPHRLGSAQFVRTDIRQSSIARVLAEHAVDTVVHLAVTGGRPVAGGAHSAVKETNVIGTMQLLGACQKSPTVRRLVVKSSTSVYGGTPRDPAVFTETTPPKSLPSGGFAKDAAEVEGYVRGFARRRPDVAVCVLRFANILGPFADSALAEYFSMPVMPTVLGYDPRLQFVHEDDVLEVLRLAAQEPRRGTLNSGTFNIAGDGVLLLSQCSRRLGRPTLPLLLPALTWVGSALRAVGVTDFSPEQMRLLTHGRVVETTQMREVLGFEPLYTTTETFADFARSRGNGLLPPERVGRAVDRMAAMLDADGLRDDVDTVEGAKR from the coding sequence GTGGGGAAGGTCGTACTCGTCACCGGGGCTGCCCGGCAGCTGGGCGGCCGCTTCGTGCGCCGGATCCAGCGCGACCCGGAGGTCGAGCGGGTGATCGCGGTGGATGCCGTGACACCGCCGCACCGGCTGGGGTCGGCGCAGTTCGTCCGTACGGACATCAGGCAGTCGTCGATCGCCCGGGTCCTGGCCGAGCACGCCGTGGACACGGTGGTGCATCTGGCCGTCACGGGCGGCCGGCCGGTCGCGGGCGGCGCGCACAGCGCCGTCAAGGAGACCAACGTCATCGGGACGATGCAGCTCCTGGGGGCCTGCCAGAAGTCGCCGACGGTACGGCGGCTCGTGGTGAAGTCCAGTACCAGCGTGTACGGGGGCACCCCGCGGGATCCGGCCGTCTTCACCGAGACCACGCCGCCGAAGTCGCTGCCGTCGGGCGGCTTCGCCAAGGACGCCGCCGAGGTCGAGGGGTACGTACGGGGCTTCGCGCGCCGGCGGCCGGACGTCGCGGTGTGCGTGCTGCGGTTCGCGAACATCTTGGGGCCCTTCGCCGATTCGGCGCTCGCCGAGTACTTCTCGATGCCGGTGATGCCGACCGTGCTGGGCTACGACCCGCGGCTGCAGTTCGTCCACGAGGACGATGTGCTGGAGGTGCTGCGGCTGGCCGCGCAGGAGCCCAGGCGCGGGACGCTGAACAGCGGGACCTTCAACATCGCGGGCGACGGCGTGCTGCTGCTGTCGCAGTGCTCGCGGCGGCTGGGGCGGCCCACGCTGCCGCTGCTGCTGCCGGCGCTCACCTGGGTGGGGTCCGCACTGCGGGCGGTCGGGGTCACCGACTTCTCGCCCGAGCAGATGAGGCTGCTCACGCACGGCCGGGTCGTGGAGACCACGCAGATGCGCGAGGTGCTCGGGTTCGAGCCGCTCTACACGACCACCGAGACCTTCGCGGACTTCGCGCGGAGCCGGGGCAACGGACTGCTGCCGCCCGAGCGGGTCGGGCGCGCCGTGGACCGGATGGCGGCCATGCTGGATGCGGACGGCCTGCGGGACGACGTCGACACGGTTGAAGGAGCGAAGCGATAG
- a CDS encoding DUF5667 domain-containing protein, protein MIANVTPHRRANAFAQALEDRNPSDLSEPDPAAEQSEAPAEPADHDRLLALASVLGERMPRPVLDPEVKVVQRAQLVAAMEAMVLEERAGGGAASDPQVPEQRTGRGAHRATPLRKLRPRSRWSKGIAAGGLTVGVAAGAFSGVAAASSDALPGDHLYPVKRGMEDLKLGMADDDAERGELYLDRASNRLSEARRLMERGRTGTLDHESLGAIRRALSGVKHDAEEGHRLLQAAFDRDGSLGPIQTLSSFSRSHRDAWGKLREKLPVQLTDVGGEVDSVFQAIDEDVAPLQSLLPKPPEQSRGTGSSGSPAKPDAPSGAKQSAPAAGTPSGSSPAPAPSGSTRPPADGGLLGGTGDLLNPPSGQSAQPSAGTPENPKPDITLPPLLPGLLPGLGLGAEDAE, encoded by the coding sequence GTGATCGCGAACGTGACCCCGCACCGGCGGGCGAACGCCTTCGCCCAGGCCCTGGAGGATCGGAACCCATCCGACCTTTCGGAACCGGACCCGGCGGCCGAGCAGTCCGAGGCACCTGCCGAACCTGCTGACCACGACCGGTTGTTGGCCCTGGCGAGCGTGCTCGGCGAACGAATGCCGCGCCCCGTGCTGGACCCCGAGGTCAAGGTGGTGCAGCGAGCACAGCTCGTTGCCGCCATGGAGGCCATGGTGCTGGAGGAGAGGGCCGGGGGCGGTGCCGCCTCGGACCCTCAAGTGCCCGAACAGCGGACCGGCCGCGGCGCCCACCGGGCGACCCCGCTCCGGAAATTGCGGCCCCGCTCCCGCTGGTCCAAGGGCATCGCAGCGGGCGGCCTCACCGTGGGTGTGGCCGCGGGGGCCTTCAGCGGAGTGGCCGCTGCCAGTTCCGACGCCCTGCCCGGTGACCACCTCTACCCCGTGAAGCGGGGCATGGAGGACCTGAAGCTGGGGATGGCCGACGACGACGCGGAGCGCGGCGAGCTCTATCTCGACCGCGCGTCCAACCGTCTGTCGGAAGCCCGCAGGCTGATGGAGCGGGGCCGGACGGGCACCCTGGACCACGAGTCCCTGGGCGCGATCCGGCGGGCGCTCTCGGGCGTCAAGCACGACGCGGAAGAGGGCCACCGCCTCCTCCAGGCGGCGTTCGACCGGGACGGCTCCCTCGGCCCGATCCAGACGCTGTCGTCGTTCTCCCGCTCCCACCGGGACGCGTGGGGCAAGCTGCGCGAGAAGCTCCCCGTGCAGCTCACCGACGTCGGCGGTGAAGTGGACTCGGTCTTCCAGGCCATAGACGAAGACGTGGCGCCGCTGCAGAGCCTGCTGCCCAAGCCGCCCGAGCAGTCCCGCGGCACCGGCTCGTCGGGTTCGCCCGCCAAGCCGGACGCGCCCAGCGGTGCCAAGCAGTCCGCCCCGGCCGCGGGCACCCCGTCCGGCAGCAGCCCGGCGCCGGCCCCCTCGGGCAGCACCCGGCCACCGGCCGACGGGGGCCTCCTCGGTGGTACGGGCGACCTGCTCAACCCGCCCTCGGGGCAGTCGGCTCAGCCCTCCGCCGGCACCCCGGAGAACCCGAAGCCGGACATCACCCTCCCGCCCCTGCTCCCGGGGCTCCTCCCGGGCCTGGGCCTCGGTGCGGAGGACGCGGAGTAA
- a CDS encoding phosphatase: MLSTGALRAHLLAARLAGPVATSREESLRSYRLFAAGDPRVLLGLDPERGWGEGDLLRLMADKCGVSADPSHVSGPDVIDPERTVAALEAFAGRLGEAARARSRVLFGTGHPHRLLGFYAGLAEAMSAAGCVVLTPAQGVSVDMATRFGVRTHRIAYVRGVALVREPGVQAPGSATGAHSHSPLPVRVALGALAEAGGPLPDLVVGDHGWVCGAGQLGVEAIGLADTDDPALFVGEAEGRVSVAVPLDDAVRSDYYHPLARYVLGRASLTGRQEWP, translated from the coding sequence GTGTTGAGCACCGGCGCGCTGCGTGCGCATCTGCTGGCCGCCCGGTTGGCCGGGCCCGTCGCCACCTCACGGGAGGAGAGCCTGCGCAGCTACCGGTTGTTCGCGGCGGGGGATCCGCGGGTGCTGCTGGGGCTGGATCCCGAGCGGGGCTGGGGCGAGGGTGATCTGCTGAGGCTGATGGCGGACAAGTGCGGGGTGTCGGCGGACCCTTCGCACGTCAGCGGGCCGGACGTGATCGATCCGGAGCGGACGGTGGCGGCGCTGGAGGCGTTCGCGGGGCGGCTCGGCGAGGCGGCGAGGGCGCGGTCGCGCGTGCTGTTCGGGACCGGCCATCCGCATCGGCTCCTGGGCTTCTACGCCGGTTTGGCCGAGGCGATGTCGGCGGCGGGATGTGTTGTCCTCACTCCGGCGCAGGGGGTGAGTGTCGACATGGCGACCCGGTTCGGCGTACGCACGCACCGCATCGCGTACGTACGGGGGGTCGCACTGGTGCGGGAACCCGGCGTGCAGGCGCCGGGGAGTGCGACCGGCGCGCACAGCCATTCGCCGCTGCCGGTTCGGGTGGCTCTGGGGGCCCTCGCGGAGGCCGGCGGGCCGCTTCCGGACCTGGTGGTGGGGGACCACGGATGGGTCTGCGGTGCAGGTCAGCTCGGCGTGGAGGCGATCGGGCTGGCCGACACGGATGATCCCGCGCTGTTCGTCGGGGAGGCCGAGGGGCGGGTCTCGGTGGCCGTTCCGCTTGATGACGCGGTGCGATCGGACTACTACCATCCGCTTGCCCGGTACGTATTGGGCCGGGCGAGCCTGACGGGGCGGCAGGAGTGGCCGTAG
- the proC gene encoding pyrroline-5-carboxylate reductase, with amino-acid sequence MTQTVAVLGTGKIGEALLSGMIRGGWPASKLLVTARRSDRAEELRTRYGVEAVSNAEAAKRADTLILTVKPQDMAKLLDELAPHVPVDRLVISGAAGIPTSFFEERLSPGTPVVRVMTNTPALVDEAMSVISAGSHATAEHLAHTEEIFGGVGKTLRVPESQQDAATALSGSGPAYFYFLVEAMTDAGILLGLPRAQAHDLIVQAAIGAAVMLRDSGEHPVKLREAVTSPAGTTINAIVELERHGVRAALIAALEAARDRSRELASGNS; translated from the coding sequence ATGACCCAGACAGTCGCAGTCCTCGGTACCGGCAAGATCGGCGAGGCCCTGCTCAGCGGAATGATCCGCGGCGGCTGGCCCGCCTCCAAGCTCCTCGTCACCGCGCGCCGCAGCGACCGGGCCGAGGAACTCCGCACCCGCTACGGCGTCGAGGCGGTCTCCAACGCCGAGGCCGCCAAGCGCGCCGACACCCTCATCCTCACCGTCAAGCCCCAGGACATGGCCAAGCTCCTCGACGAGCTCGCCCCGCACGTCCCCGTCGACCGGCTGGTCATCAGCGGCGCCGCCGGCATCCCCACCTCCTTCTTCGAGGAGCGCCTCAGCCCCGGCACGCCCGTCGTGCGCGTCATGACCAACACCCCCGCCCTCGTCGACGAGGCCATGTCCGTCATCTCCGCCGGCAGCCACGCCACCGCCGAGCACCTCGCCCACACCGAGGAGATCTTCGGCGGCGTCGGCAAGACCCTGCGCGTCCCCGAGTCCCAGCAGGACGCGGCCACCGCCCTCTCCGGCTCCGGACCCGCGTACTTCTACTTCCTCGTCGAGGCCATGACCGACGCCGGCATCCTCCTCGGCCTGCCCCGCGCCCAGGCCCACGACCTCATCGTCCAGGCCGCCATCGGCGCCGCCGTGATGCTCCGCGACAGCGGGGAACACCCCGTCAAGCTCCGCGAGGCCGTCACCTCCCCGGCCGGCACCACCATCAACGCGATCGTCGAGCTGGAGCGGCACGGCGTACGCGCCGCCCTGATCGCCGCCCTCGAAGCCGCCCGCGACCGCAGCCGCGAGCTCGCCTCCGGCAACAGCTGA
- a CDS encoding lysophospholipid acyltransferase family protein — MADAKVIPFDEDRPRRRMPRRVRAVPAPGPAEQEPLAPVPAPGPEPEAAPAERGDGWDRRIAGGLAFLRRRVTGEYEVDDFGYDKELTDQVLMSLMRPLYDKYFRVEVKGIENIPAEGGALIVANHSGTLPLDGLMLQVAVHDHHPAERHLRLLAADLVFMLPVVNELARKAGHTLACAEDAQRLLEAGELVGVMPEGFKGIGKPFGDRYKLQRFGRGGFVSTALRAGTPIVPCSIVGAEEIYPMVGNAKTLARLLGIPYFPITPTFPWLGPLGAVPLPTKWTIQFGEPIPTDGYAAEAAEDPMLMFNLTDQVREQIQHTLYKLLVQRRSVFF; from the coding sequence GTGGCGGACGCCAAGGTCATTCCGTTCGACGAGGACCGGCCGCGCCGCCGGATGCCCCGCCGGGTGCGGGCGGTGCCGGCACCGGGGCCTGCGGAGCAGGAGCCGCTCGCTCCCGTGCCGGCGCCCGGGCCGGAGCCCGAGGCGGCCCCGGCGGAGCGCGGAGACGGCTGGGACCGGCGGATCGCCGGCGGGCTGGCGTTCCTGCGCCGACGGGTCACCGGGGAGTACGAGGTCGACGACTTCGGCTACGACAAGGAGCTGACGGACCAGGTCCTGATGTCCCTGATGCGGCCGCTGTACGACAAGTACTTCCGGGTCGAGGTCAAGGGCATCGAGAACATCCCGGCGGAGGGCGGCGCGCTGATCGTGGCGAACCACTCCGGAACCCTCCCGCTGGACGGCCTGATGCTCCAGGTCGCCGTGCACGACCACCACCCGGCGGAGCGTCACCTGCGGCTGCTGGCGGCGGACCTGGTGTTCATGCTGCCGGTGGTGAACGAGCTGGCCCGCAAGGCGGGGCACACCCTGGCGTGCGCGGAGGACGCGCAGCGGCTCCTGGAGGCCGGGGAGCTGGTCGGTGTCATGCCGGAGGGCTTCAAGGGCATAGGGAAGCCGTTCGGGGACCGGTACAAGCTCCAGCGCTTCGGGCGGGGCGGGTTCGTGTCGACGGCGCTGCGGGCGGGCACGCCGATCGTGCCCTGCTCGATCGTGGGGGCGGAGGAGATCTACCCCATGGTCGGGAACGCGAAGACGCTGGCGCGGCTGCTGGGGATCCCGTACTTCCCGATCACGCCCACGTTCCCGTGGCTGGGCCCGCTGGGGGCGGTGCCGTTGCCGACGAAGTGGACGATCCAGTTCGGTGAGCCGATCCCGACCGACGGGTACGCCGCGGAGGCGGCGGAGGACCCGATGCTGATGTTCAACCTGACGGACCAGGTGCGGGAGCAGATCCAGCACACGCTCTACAAGCTGCTGGTGCAGCGGAGATCCGTCTTCTTCTGA
- a CDS encoding 30S ribosomal protein bS22 — protein sequence MGSVIKKRRKRMAKKKHRKLLKRTRVQRRNKK from the coding sequence GTGGGCTCTGTTATCAAGAAGCGGCGTAAGCGGATGGCCAAGAAGAAGCACCGCAAGCTGCTCAAGCGCACCCGCGTCCAGCGCCGTAACAAGAAGTAA
- a CDS encoding ABC transporter permease, which yields MNAARTTATAARVLRQLRHDPRSIALMVLVPVLMLTLLRFVFDGSPRTFDSIGASLLGIFPLITMFLVTSIATLRERTSGTLERLLAMPLGKGDLIAGYALAFGAVAAVQSLLATGLALWALGLDVVGSPWLLLLVALLDALLGTALGLFVSAFAASEFQAVQFMPAVIFPQLLLCGLFAARDTMHPVLEGISDVLPMSYAVDGMTQVLTHTDMTADFVRDAVIVAACAVLVLALGAATLRRRTP from the coding sequence ATGAACGCCGCCCGCACCACCGCCACCGCCGCCCGCGTCCTGCGCCAGCTCCGCCACGACCCGCGCTCCATCGCCCTGATGGTCCTGGTGCCCGTCCTGATGCTCACCCTGCTGCGGTTCGTCTTCGACGGCAGCCCCCGCACCTTCGACAGCATCGGCGCGTCACTCCTCGGGATCTTCCCCCTCATCACCATGTTCCTGGTGACCTCGATCGCCACCCTGCGCGAACGCACCTCCGGAACCCTCGAACGCCTCCTCGCCATGCCGCTCGGCAAGGGCGACCTCATCGCCGGCTACGCCCTCGCCTTCGGCGCCGTCGCCGCCGTCCAGTCCCTCCTCGCCACCGGCCTCGCCCTCTGGGCCCTCGGCCTCGACGTCGTCGGCTCCCCCTGGCTGCTCCTGCTCGTCGCCCTCCTCGACGCCCTCCTCGGCACCGCCCTCGGCCTCTTCGTCTCCGCCTTCGCGGCCTCCGAATTCCAGGCCGTCCAGTTCATGCCGGCGGTGATCTTCCCCCAGCTGCTCCTCTGCGGCCTCTTCGCCGCCCGCGACACCATGCACCCCGTCCTCGAAGGCATCTCCGACGTCCTGCCCATGTCCTACGCCGTCGACGGCATGACCCAGGTCCTCACCCACACCGACATGACCGCAGACTTCGTCCGCGACGCCGTGATCGTCGCCGCCTGTGCCGTCCTCGTACTCGCCCTCGGCGCGGCCACCCTCCGCCGCCGCACCCCCTGA
- a CDS encoding MFS transporter produces MTDDVRLRRGRGALGFSFFVQGVTFALLVTRIPAIQDRYGISDGLLPVFLAAVPVLAGVASVGTEHLVKRVAPSVVLRWAQPLVLLSLLGVGAGERLWHVAVALGAFGLSVGALDASMNMLGVSLQRAYGRSIMLGFHAAYSLGGILGASAAWYGAHAHLGLFVSYLPAVAVLLPLVLLGSRYYVDRGDRSGPVGGTEKGLGSGGFRLLLPLCLVMACAYIGDSTVANWSAKYLQDVLGSSEQTATVPYNVYMVTTLVGRAVGDLGVRRFGAVAVVRAGTLLAACGFAVVAAAPGVWVGMLGFTLLGIGLCVIVPQTFAAAGRLFPGASDTAVARLNIFNYVGFLIGSPLVGAIGDAWSYRGAMLVPMVLVLITLFHARSFGPREARYGVAHERRAGDRAVDVGRGGNGV; encoded by the coding sequence ATGACGGATGATGTGCGGCTGCGCCGTGGCCGCGGCGCCCTGGGGTTCAGCTTCTTCGTGCAGGGCGTCACCTTCGCCCTGCTCGTCACCCGGATCCCGGCCATCCAGGACCGGTACGGGATATCCGACGGGCTGCTGCCCGTCTTCCTCGCCGCCGTCCCCGTCCTCGCGGGCGTGGCCAGCGTCGGCACCGAGCACCTGGTCAAGCGGGTCGCGCCCAGCGTCGTACTGCGGTGGGCCCAGCCGCTGGTCCTGCTGTCGCTGCTCGGGGTGGGCGCCGGCGAGCGCCTGTGGCACGTGGCGGTGGCCCTGGGGGCGTTCGGGCTGTCGGTGGGTGCGCTCGACGCCTCGATGAACATGCTCGGGGTCAGCCTGCAGCGGGCGTACGGGCGCAGCATCATGCTGGGCTTCCACGCCGCGTACAGCCTGGGCGGGATCCTGGGGGCGTCCGCGGCCTGGTACGGGGCGCACGCGCACCTGGGGCTGTTCGTCAGCTATCTGCCGGCGGTGGCCGTGCTGTTGCCGCTCGTGCTGCTGGGGAGCCGGTACTACGTCGACCGGGGGGACCGCTCCGGGCCGGTGGGCGGGACGGAGAAGGGGCTGGGCAGCGGGGGGTTCCGGCTCCTGCTGCCGCTCTGCCTGGTGATGGCGTGCGCGTACATCGGGGACTCGACGGTCGCGAACTGGAGTGCCAAGTACCTCCAGGACGTGCTCGGGAGCTCGGAGCAGACGGCGACCGTCCCGTACAACGTCTACATGGTGACGACCCTGGTGGGGCGGGCCGTGGGCGACCTGGGTGTGCGGCGCTTCGGCGCCGTGGCGGTGGTGCGCGCGGGGACGCTGCTCGCGGCCTGCGGGTTCGCGGTCGTGGCGGCCGCACCGGGGGTGTGGGTGGGGATGCTCGGCTTCACACTGCTGGGGATCGGGCTGTGCGTGATCGTGCCGCAGACCTTCGCGGCGGCCGGGAGGCTGTTCCCCGGGGCCTCCGACACGGCGGTCGCGCGGCTGAACATCTTCAACTACGTCGGATTCCTGATCGGGTCGCCGCTCGTCGGGGCGATCGGCGACGCCTGGAGCTACCGGGGCGCGATGCTGGTGCCGATGGTCCTCGTCCTGATCACGCTGTTCCATGCCCGCTCGTTCGGGCCGCGGGAGGCCCGATACGGTGTCGCCCATGAGCGGCGAGCCGGTGACCGGGCTGTTGATGTGGGACGAGGCGGTAACGGGGTATGA
- a CDS encoding helix-turn-helix domain-containing protein: MAAGERPLSEVQFLTVAEVASVMRVSKMTVYRLVHNGHLPAIRVGRSFRVPENAVHEYLRESYVGVESA, encoded by the coding sequence ATGGCTGCTGGCGAGAGGCCTCTCAGTGAGGTTCAGTTCCTGACCGTGGCGGAGGTCGCCTCGGTGATGCGAGTGTCGAAGATGACCGTGTACCGGCTGGTGCACAACGGTCATCTGCCCGCAATCCGGGTGGGCCGGTCCTTCCGGGTCCCCGAGAACGCGGTCCACGAGTACCTCCGAGAGTCCTATGTGGGGGTGGAGTCGGCCTGA
- a CDS encoding acetoin utilization protein AcuC — protein MWDEAVTGYDFGPSHPMDPVRLALTMGLVRAFGLDRAMEVRAAPAAGDSTLRLVHREDYVAAVREVSEDPGAADGSYGLGTTDDPAFLGMHEASALIAGQSVAGAEAIWRGEAEHAVNFAGGLHHAMPGGAAGFCVYNDASLAIARLLELGAERVAYVDVDVHHGDGVQAAFWNDPRVLTVSLHEHPRTLFPQTGWPEETGGPAAEGSVVNVALEAGTGDEGWLRAFHATVPELLADFRPQVLVTQHGADTHFEDPLAHLAVSLDAQRAVQEACHGLAHEHADGRWLALGGGGYAVVDVVPRSWTHLVAIAAHRPLDPETAVPASWRDEVYARTRQLAPGRMTDGRSPSWREWDAGYDPADRTDQAVLATRRAVFPLRGMLT, from the coding sequence ATGTGGGACGAGGCGGTAACGGGGTATGACTTCGGACCGAGCCATCCGATGGACCCGGTGCGCCTGGCGCTGACCATGGGCCTGGTGCGTGCCTTCGGGCTGGACCGGGCGATGGAGGTACGGGCGGCCCCCGCGGCCGGGGACTCGACGCTGAGGCTCGTCCACCGGGAGGACTACGTCGCCGCGGTGCGCGAGGTGTCGGAGGACCCGGGAGCCGCCGACGGGTCGTACGGGCTGGGCACGACGGACGATCCGGCGTTCCTCGGGATGCACGAGGCGTCCGCACTGATCGCCGGGCAGTCCGTGGCGGGCGCCGAGGCGATCTGGCGCGGCGAGGCCGAGCACGCCGTGAACTTCGCCGGCGGGCTGCACCACGCCATGCCGGGCGGGGCGGCCGGTTTCTGCGTGTACAACGACGCGTCGCTGGCCATCGCCCGGCTGCTGGAGCTGGGGGCGGAGCGCGTCGCTTACGTGGACGTGGACGTCCATCACGGGGACGGCGTGCAGGCGGCCTTCTGGAACGACCCGCGGGTGCTGACCGTCTCGCTGCACGAGCATCCGCGGACGCTGTTCCCGCAGACCGGCTGGCCGGAGGAGACCGGCGGTCCGGCGGCGGAGGGGTCGGTGGTGAACGTGGCGCTGGAGGCCGGCACCGGGGACGAGGGGTGGCTGCGGGCCTTCCACGCGACGGTGCCGGAGCTGCTGGCGGACTTCCGGCCGCAGGTGCTGGTGACCCAGCACGGGGCCGACACCCACTTCGAGGACCCCCTCGCCCACCTGGCGGTGTCCCTGGACGCCCAGCGGGCCGTGCAGGAGGCCTGTCACGGGCTGGCGCACGAGCACGCGGACGGGCGGTGGCTGGCGCTGGGCGGCGGCGGGTACGCGGTGGTGGACGTCGTGCCGCGGTCGTGGACGCACCTGGTGGCGATCGCCGCGCACCGGCCGCTGGACCCGGAGACCGCGGTCCCGGCGTCGTGGCGCGACGAGGTGTACGCGCGGACGCGGCAGTTGGCGCCGGGGCGGATGACCGACGGGCGGAGCCCTTCGTGGCGGGAATGGGACGCCGGCTACGACCCGGCGGACCGGACGGATCAGGCCGTTCTCGCCACCCGGCGGGCGGTGTTCCCGCTGCGCGGCATGCTGACCTGA